The nucleotide window GCCCTCAGAAATCAGTACCGCGACATAGTCGACGATTTGGAGGAGCGCTCCCCCGGCTCGAAATTCAGCATCCTTTCTTCGTACGACACGCTGCGTCCGATGCTGTACAGGGAGCTGCCCCCATCCAATCTAAAGCTTTGTTCATGCGGGGAGCCGACCGTGGGCAACCGGTGCAAATCCTGCGAGCTCCTTCAGGAGGCCAGGAGAAGAATCTCCGGCGGGGCGCGATCGCAGAAGGGGATTCGGATTCACCCACTCCGGGCTTCCGTCCCACGGCTCTTTGCCTATCGAATGCAGTTTCCCTACGACCATCTCCTTCCCGATGTCGGTGACCGCGAAGATCTGCACTTTGTTTCCCGCGATTATTATATCGTCTCTTCTGGACAGAGCCTCTTCCCTCAGAGGCCCGGAAGCGCAGGCTGTTATGAAATCGCAGTTATCGAACATCGCTTTGGCATCGCATCTGCTGGTGCCGGAGGTATGGACGGCTATTATCACGGCTCTGCTCCCGTATTTTTCTCTGATGAATTTGGCGTCGTCCGCATTGGTGACGGTGACCGAGAATCTTTCATATCCGCGGGCGGCGGCCTTTTCCGCACACGCTTTCTGATCTATCTTTGCCGTATCCGGGTCAAGAACGTTTTCCGGTCCAACATCGGCAATGACCTTTTTCAGAGGGCTGGTCTCGATTATCCCGGAAATCCTGCCGCACATCCCCTGGACGATCTCCGGGTCTTCGCTTATGAAGCTTCCGGCCCCATCGGCCACGATCACCGAGGCTTGGATCTGTCCCTTGGACAGCGCCGTCGAGAGGATCTCCGACACTCCGAAGGTTACGTAGTCTCCGGCGCGCGCGACGCGGTTCTCCGTGAAGAGCCCGAAGTCCTTTATGCGGAATTCGATGTTCTTGCGGACGGCTTCCGTATCGATATTCTCGATCCCCAGCAATTTGTTGAACAAAGGGCAGAATCTCAGCTTCGGAGGTTCGATGCTCACTATCTTTCCGTTCTCGACGGTGACTACGGCCAAT belongs to Candidatus Methanomethylophilaceae archaeon and includes:
- a CDS encoding DUF2099 family protein gives rise to the protein MGETKDHHVMEVLGLAVVTVENGKIVSIEPPKLRFCPLFNKLLGIENIDTEAVRKNIEFRIKDFGLFTENRVARAGDYVTFGVSEILSTALSKGQIQASVIVADGAGSFISEDPEIVQGMCGRISGIIETSPLKKVIADVGPENVLDPDTAKIDQKACAEKAAARGYERFSVTVTNADDAKFIREKYGSRAVIIAVHTSGTSRCDAKAMFDNCDFITACASGPLREEALSRRDDIIIAGNKVQIFAVTDIGKEMVVGKLHSIGKEPWDGSPEWVNPNPLLRSRPAGDSSPGLLKELAGFAPVAHGRLPA